The Arachis hypogaea cultivar Tifrunner chromosome 14, arahy.Tifrunner.gnm2.J5K5, whole genome shotgun sequence genome has a segment encoding these proteins:
- the LOC112740992 gene encoding uncharacterized protein has protein sequence MRMLPVCSATPSYSSSSQIPLFGGLQPLYPIRKDLESRCVGEEVVHLGFQYGTHTHSLKNSFAVQSTKIVSGSFISPSEPGYLTNTWGYSSVTTDGHHSLSNGEFRHIESYNLSTVAEDVVDFAEQSTEGSSTLAVPVQPETLSSTDVIQENFTSTSVPDSYNVDNESVASAKASVGDLVAGINDSINGSVNKGEAALRNSLDTVTSFIDSIVKNATTSADNAISKAFSSVDKTGELTKNKITGISSELSGITSKVPVVVVDVLRRTIVAVESSLVSGASYAVYLYGSAKELLPPGIRDTVNVYEDKAAKLLRPIGPASQQIYMAIYSLEKNLGLDPNDPIVPFVVFVGSSATIWAFYWLWTYGGYSGDLSPKLAMELLAGDKDATLIDVRNEDLLEKDGIPDIRRSARFRYANVTPLEVNDTLRKLLKSGRDIDDSLIAAIIRNLKIVKDSSKVIVMDADGTRSKGIARSLRKLGVKNSYMVQGGFRSWMKEGLRIKELKPETALTILNEEAEAILEDVSPSPLQLLGYGLALIAGFYGILEWEKTLQLIGAVGLGLTVYLRVSSYESSEDLKQDVRLLLAPVRVGAQAVSWAAGKLDSNRIGLPTSPSSLDVQNRVLQAAAKHESQPSDSEGNNQDQSPEQTVSFNQNL, from the exons ATGAGGATGTTGCCTGTTTGCTCAGCAACCCCGAGCTACTCCTCTTCTTCCCAG ATTCCCTTGTTTGGGGGATTGCAACCCTTGTACCCGATTCGAAAAGATCTTGAGAGCAGATGTGTAGGAGAAGAAGTTGTGCATCTGGGTTTTCAGTATGGAACTCACACTCACTCGTTGAAGAACTCATTTGCTGTGCAATCTACAAAGATTGTCTCAGGTAGTTTTATTTCTCCAAGTGAACCAGGGTACCTTACAAATACGTGGGGTTATTCATCGGTGACAACGGATGGACATCATTCACTTAGTAATGGAGAGTTCAGACACATAGAGAGTTATAATTTGTCAACCGTGGCAGAGGATGTTGTGGACTTTGCAGAACAGTCAACTGAAGGATCTAGCACATTAGCAGTGCCGGTGCAACCTGAAACACTATCAAGTACTGATGTAATACAAGAGAATTTTACTTCTACATCTGTGCCTGATTCATATAATGTGGACAACGAATCAGTAGCCAGTGCAAAAGCTAGTGTCGGTGACCTTGTCGCTGGAATCAACGACTCAATCAATGGCTCAGTTAATAAGGGAGAAGCTGCCTTACGGAACTCGCTGGATACAGTTACTTCTTTTATAGATTCTATTGTTAAAAATGCTACTACATCTGCAGATAATGCTATTAGTAAGGCATTTTCTTCTGTAGATAAAACAGGGGAATTAACAAAGAATAAAATTACTGGCATTTCAAGCGAGCTAAGTGGAATCACTAGTAAGGTACCTGTTGTGGTTGTTGATGTGTTGCGCCGCACAATTGTAGCTGTAGAGAGTTCTTTAGTAAGCGGAGCATCGTACGCTGTCTATCTTTACGGGTCAGCCAAGGAGCTCCTTCCTCCAGGGATTAGGGATACAGTCAATGTATATGAAGACAAAGCAGCAAAACTCTTGAGGCCTATTGGGCCAGCATCTCAACAG ATATACATGGCTATATATTCACTGGAGAAGAATCTTGGGTTGGATCCAAATGACCCAATTGTTCCATTTGTTGTTTTTGTGGGCTCTTCAGCAACAATATG GGCCTTTTATTGGTTGTGGACATATGGGGGTTACTCTGGAGATTTATCCCCTAAATTGGCAATGGAGCTTTTGGCTGGGGACAAAGATGCCACACTGATAGATGTCCGCAATGAG GATTTGCTAGAAAAAGATGGTATTCCTGATATTCGACGGTCTGCTCGGTTTAGATATGCAAATGTGACTCCACTTGAG GTCAATGACACTTTACGGAAGTTGCTGAAAAGTGGTAGAGACATTGATGACTCCTTGATCGCTGCTATTATTCGAAATTTGAAGATTGTTAAG GACAGTTCCAAGGTTATCGTTATGGATGCTGATGGTACTCGTTCTAAAGGCATCGCACGTTCCTTGAGGAAACTTGGGGTCAAG AATTCATACATGGTTCAAGGTGGCTTTCGGTCTTGGATGAAAGAAGGTCTCCGAATCAAGGAGCTTAAACCTGAGACAGCACTTACCATACTTAATGAG GAAGCTGAAGCAATTCTAGAGGATGTTAGTCCTTCTCCTCTTCAACTTTTAGGTTATGGCTTG GCTCTTATTGCGGGGTTTTATGGAATATTAG AGTGGGAGAAGACATTGCAGTTGATTGGAGCAGTTGGCCTTGGTTTG ACGGTCTATCTGCGCGTTTCTTCATATGAGAGCTCAGAAGATTTGAAGCAAGATGTGAG GTTATTGCTTGCTCCTGTTAGAGTCGGAGCTCAAGCGGTCTCATGGGCTGCCGGAAAATTAGATTCCAATCGCATAGGGCTTCCTACATCACCTTCATCATTAGATGTTCAGAACCGAGTACTACAAGCTGCTGCCAAGCACGAATCTCAACCATCCGATAGTGAAGGGAACAACCAAGATCAATCTCCTGAACAGACAGTTTCTTTCAATCAGAATCTATGA